The Pygocentrus nattereri isolate fPygNat1 chromosome 2, fPygNat1.pri, whole genome shotgun sequence genome has a window encoding:
- the mtmr1a gene encoding myotubularin-related protein 1a isoform X3 translates to MKIALFIRGAEATGSCDDVRLGRGRARSIRGHGILAVTSSAALCSRTPSLQTRTAEDRGSGEMEKQTSSGSESSGAPPIPRKPRSLGAAPVSRQESGDSLDSPTGSHVEWCKQLIAATISSQISGCAPPEVVNRECKIGWKVDHRDSSEELGYQCDSDSELPPHAVQVFKDAQRVITLDEVPLVPGETIKTTAKDVMYICPFTGAVTGTLTVTDYKLYFISLERDPPFVLDVNLGAISRLETISVQSHGENTRGMEIVCKDMRSPRFAYKTEEQCKLEIVETLTKYAFPLSNDLPLFAFQYKEEYPVDGWKVYDPVAEYKRQGLPNESWTISKINSSYEVCDTYPALLVIPTSIKDDELKRVASFRAKHRIPVLSWIHPETQATIVRCSQPLVGPSDRRCKEDERYLQTIMDANAQSHKLTIFDARQSSVADTSKAKDGGYESENFYTHVELNFLDIPNIHVMRESLRKMKEVVYPTIDELRWHSAIDSTHWLEYIRLLLAGAVRIADKVESSKSSVVVHCSDGWDRTAQLTSLAMLMLDSYYRTLRGFQVLLEKEWISFGHKFASRVGYGDENHANSERSPLFVQFIDCVWQMMRQFPSAFEFNELLLITILDHLYSCLFGTFLYSSEQERMEKEVQSKTVSLWSYINSQPEDFTNPFYVDYENHVLYPLASLRHLELWVGYYVRWNPRMRPQVPVHQNLKELLFLRAELQKKVEELQREASSSRSISSSSEHASSPSHSGTPLHTTV, encoded by the exons ATGAAAATAGCGCTGTTTATCAGAGGAGCTGAAGCGACAGGAAGCTGTGACGACGTCCGGCTGGGGAGGGGAAGAGCACGGAGTATACGGGGCCATGGCATCCTCGCAGTGACGAGCAGCGCGGCTCTCTGCTCACGAACACCCTCTCTGCAGACCCGGACCGCCGAGGACAGAGGGAGCggagaaatggagaaacagaCGAGCTCAGGCTCAGAGAGCAGCGGAGCCCCCCCGATACCGAGGAAACCCCGGAGCCTCGGAGCTGCCCCGGTGTCCAGGCAAGAGAGCGGAGACTCACTGGACAG tcccacTGGTTCCCACGTGGAGTGGTGTAAGCAGTTGATCGCAGCCACCATCTCCAGCCAGATCTCTGGCTGTGCTCCTCCTGAGGTTGTGAACCGTGAATGCAAG ATCGGGTGGAAAGTAGACCATAGG GACTCTAGTGAAGAGCTTGGTTATCAGTGTGACAGTGACTCTGAGCTGCCTCCTCACGCTGTG CAGGTATTCAAAGATGCACAGAGGGTGATTACCCTGGATGAAGTTCCACTAGTCCCAGGAGAGACCATTAAAACCACTG CTAAAGATGTGATGTACATCTGTCCATTCACTGGAGCTGTGACTGGCACGCTGACTGTCACAGACTACAAACTGTACTTCATCAGTTTGGAGAGG GATCCTCCATTTGTGCTGGATGTGAATCTGGGGGCAATCAGCAGGCTGGAGACCATCAGTGTTCAGAGCCATGGAGAAAACACACGGGGCATGGAGATCGTCTGCAAG gacaTGAGGAGTCCTAGGTTTGCCTATAAGACAGAGGAGCAGTGTAAGCTGGAGATTGTGGAGACCCTTACCAAGTATGCCTTCCCTCTGTCCAATGATCTG CCGCTGTTTGCTTTTCAATACAAAGAGGAGTATCCCGTAGATGGATGGAAGGTTTACGACCCAGTGGCTGAGTACAAGAGACAG GGTCTGCCTAATGAAAGCTGGACAATCAGTAAGATAAACAGTAGTTATGAAGTGTGCGACACATACCCTGCTCTGCTGGTCATCCCGACCAGCATCAAAGACGATGAGCTTAAAAGAGTGGCCTCTTTCAGAGCCAAGCACCGCATACcg GTCCTCTCATGGATCCACCCTGAGACTCAAGCCACTATCGTGCGCTGCAGTCAACCTCTGGTGGGCCCCTCAGATCGACGCTGTAAAGAAGATGAACGTTACTTGCAGACCATCATGGACGCCAATGCTCAGTCACACAAGCTCACCATATTTGATGCGAGGCAGAGCAGTGTCGCTGACACTAGTAAG GCAAAAGACGGAGGTTACGAGAGTGAGAATTTTTATACTCATGTGGAATTGAATTTCCTGGATATCCCCAACATCCATGTGATGAGAGAGTCTCTGCGGAAGATGAAGGAAGTGGTCTACCCCACCATTGATGAACTTCGCTGGCACTCTGCAATAGACTCCACACACTGGCTGGAGTATATCAGg CTGCTGTTAGCAGGTGCGGTGCGTATAGCGGATAAAGTGGAGTCCAGTAAGAGCTCAGTGGTGGTGCACTGCAGTGATGGCTGGGACCgcacagctcagctcacctCCCTGGCCATGTTGATGCTGGACTCCTACTACCGCACGCTCAGGGGCTTCCAGGTTCTGCTGGAGAAGGAGTGGATCAGCTTCGGACACAAGTTTGCCTCG cGTGTTGGTTATGGAGATGAGAATCATGCTAACTCTGAACGCTCGCCTCTCTTTGTGCAGTTCATAGACTGTGTGTGGCAGATGATGAGACAG TTTCCCTCTGCATTTGAGTTCAATGAACTCTTGCTTATTACCATCTTGGACCACCTGTACAGCTGCCTCTTTGGTACATTTCTCTACAGCAGTGAGCAGGAGAGGATGGAAAAG GAAGTGCAGAGTAAGACAGTGTCTCTATGGTCCTACATTAACAGTCAGCCAGAGGACTTTACTAACCCATTCTATGTGGACTATGAAAACCATGTGCTGTATCCCCTGGCCAGTCTAAGGCATCTGGAGCTGTGGGTGGGCTACTATGTTCGCTGGAACCCTCGCATGAGACCACAG GTGCCAGTACATCAGAATTTGAAGGAGTTGTTATTTTTGCGTGCTGAGCTGCAGAAGAAAGTGGAGGAGCTGCAAAGAGAAGCATCTTCATCACGATCCATCTCCTCGTCCTCAGAACATGCATCTTCACCCTCACACAGCGGTACACCACTCCACACCACTGTTtaa
- the mtmr1a gene encoding myotubularin-related protein 1a isoform X7 has protein sequence MKIALFIRGAEATGSCDDVRLGRGRARSIRGHGILAVTSSAALCSRTPSLQTRTAEDRGSGEMEKQTSSGSESSGAPPIPRKPRSLGAAPVSRQESGDSLDSPTGSHVEWCKQLIAATISSQISGCAPPEVVNRECKDSSEELGYQCDSDSELPPHAVQVFKDAQRVITLDEVPLVPGETIKTTAKDVMYICPFTGAVTGTLTVTDYKLYFISLERDPPFVLDVNLGAISRLETISVQSHGENTRGMEIVCKDMRSPRFAYKTEEQCKLEIVETLTKYAFPLSNDLPLFAFQYKEEYPVDGWKVYDPVAEYKRQGLPNESWTISKINSSYEVCDTYPALLVIPTSIKDDELKRVASFRAKHRIPVLSWIHPETQATIVRCSQPLVGPSDRRCKEDERYLQTIMDANAQSHKLTIFDARQSSVADTSKAKDGGYESENFYTHVELNFLDIPNIHVMRESLRKMKEVVYPTIDELRWHSAIDSTHWLEYIRLLLAGAVRIADKVESSKSSVVVHCSDGWDRTAQLTSLAMLMLDSYYRTLRGFQVLLEKEWISFGHKFASRVGYGDENHANSERSPLFVQFIDCVWQMMRQFPSAFEFNELLLITILDHLYSCLFGTFLYSSEQERMEKEVQSKTVSLWSYINSQPEDFTNPFYVDYENHVLYPLASLRHLELWVGYYVRWNPRMRPQVPVHQNLKELLFLRAELQKKVEELQREASSSRSISSSSEHASSPSHSGTPLHTTV, from the exons ATGAAAATAGCGCTGTTTATCAGAGGAGCTGAAGCGACAGGAAGCTGTGACGACGTCCGGCTGGGGAGGGGAAGAGCACGGAGTATACGGGGCCATGGCATCCTCGCAGTGACGAGCAGCGCGGCTCTCTGCTCACGAACACCCTCTCTGCAGACCCGGACCGCCGAGGACAGAGGGAGCggagaaatggagaaacagaCGAGCTCAGGCTCAGAGAGCAGCGGAGCCCCCCCGATACCGAGGAAACCCCGGAGCCTCGGAGCTGCCCCGGTGTCCAGGCAAGAGAGCGGAGACTCACTGGACAG tcccacTGGTTCCCACGTGGAGTGGTGTAAGCAGTTGATCGCAGCCACCATCTCCAGCCAGATCTCTGGCTGTGCTCCTCCTGAGGTTGTGAACCGTGAATGCAAG GACTCTAGTGAAGAGCTTGGTTATCAGTGTGACAGTGACTCTGAGCTGCCTCCTCACGCTGTG CAGGTATTCAAAGATGCACAGAGGGTGATTACCCTGGATGAAGTTCCACTAGTCCCAGGAGAGACCATTAAAACCACTG CTAAAGATGTGATGTACATCTGTCCATTCACTGGAGCTGTGACTGGCACGCTGACTGTCACAGACTACAAACTGTACTTCATCAGTTTGGAGAGG GATCCTCCATTTGTGCTGGATGTGAATCTGGGGGCAATCAGCAGGCTGGAGACCATCAGTGTTCAGAGCCATGGAGAAAACACACGGGGCATGGAGATCGTCTGCAAG gacaTGAGGAGTCCTAGGTTTGCCTATAAGACAGAGGAGCAGTGTAAGCTGGAGATTGTGGAGACCCTTACCAAGTATGCCTTCCCTCTGTCCAATGATCTG CCGCTGTTTGCTTTTCAATACAAAGAGGAGTATCCCGTAGATGGATGGAAGGTTTACGACCCAGTGGCTGAGTACAAGAGACAG GGTCTGCCTAATGAAAGCTGGACAATCAGTAAGATAAACAGTAGTTATGAAGTGTGCGACACATACCCTGCTCTGCTGGTCATCCCGACCAGCATCAAAGACGATGAGCTTAAAAGAGTGGCCTCTTTCAGAGCCAAGCACCGCATACcg GTCCTCTCATGGATCCACCCTGAGACTCAAGCCACTATCGTGCGCTGCAGTCAACCTCTGGTGGGCCCCTCAGATCGACGCTGTAAAGAAGATGAACGTTACTTGCAGACCATCATGGACGCCAATGCTCAGTCACACAAGCTCACCATATTTGATGCGAGGCAGAGCAGTGTCGCTGACACTAGTAAG GCAAAAGACGGAGGTTACGAGAGTGAGAATTTTTATACTCATGTGGAATTGAATTTCCTGGATATCCCCAACATCCATGTGATGAGAGAGTCTCTGCGGAAGATGAAGGAAGTGGTCTACCCCACCATTGATGAACTTCGCTGGCACTCTGCAATAGACTCCACACACTGGCTGGAGTATATCAGg CTGCTGTTAGCAGGTGCGGTGCGTATAGCGGATAAAGTGGAGTCCAGTAAGAGCTCAGTGGTGGTGCACTGCAGTGATGGCTGGGACCgcacagctcagctcacctCCCTGGCCATGTTGATGCTGGACTCCTACTACCGCACGCTCAGGGGCTTCCAGGTTCTGCTGGAGAAGGAGTGGATCAGCTTCGGACACAAGTTTGCCTCG cGTGTTGGTTATGGAGATGAGAATCATGCTAACTCTGAACGCTCGCCTCTCTTTGTGCAGTTCATAGACTGTGTGTGGCAGATGATGAGACAG TTTCCCTCTGCATTTGAGTTCAATGAACTCTTGCTTATTACCATCTTGGACCACCTGTACAGCTGCCTCTTTGGTACATTTCTCTACAGCAGTGAGCAGGAGAGGATGGAAAAG GAAGTGCAGAGTAAGACAGTGTCTCTATGGTCCTACATTAACAGTCAGCCAGAGGACTTTACTAACCCATTCTATGTGGACTATGAAAACCATGTGCTGTATCCCCTGGCCAGTCTAAGGCATCTGGAGCTGTGGGTGGGCTACTATGTTCGCTGGAACCCTCGCATGAGACCACAG GTGCCAGTACATCAGAATTTGAAGGAGTTGTTATTTTTGCGTGCTGAGCTGCAGAAGAAAGTGGAGGAGCTGCAAAGAGAAGCATCTTCATCACGATCCATCTCCTCGTCCTCAGAACATGCATCTTCACCCTCACACAGCGGTACACCACTCCACACCACTGTTtaa
- the mtmr1a gene encoding myotubularin-related protein 1a isoform X6 codes for MKIALFIRGAEATGSCDDVRLGRGRARSIRGHGILAVTSSAALCSRTPSLQTRTAEDRGSGEMEKQTSSGSESSGAPPIPRKPRSLGAAPVSRQESGDSLDSPTGSHVEWCKQLIAATISSQISGCAPPEVVNRECKVSKRPNLRDSSEELGYQCDSDSELPPHAVVFKDAQRVITLDEVPLVPGETIKTTAKDVMYICPFTGAVTGTLTVTDYKLYFISLERDPPFVLDVNLGAISRLETISVQSHGENTRGMEIVCKDMRSPRFAYKTEEQCKLEIVETLTKYAFPLSNDLPLFAFQYKEEYPVDGWKVYDPVAEYKRQGLPNESWTISKINSSYEVCDTYPALLVIPTSIKDDELKRVASFRAKHRIPVLSWIHPETQATIVRCSQPLVGPSDRRCKEDERYLQTIMDANAQSHKLTIFDARQSSVADTSKAKDGGYESENFYTHVELNFLDIPNIHVMRESLRKMKEVVYPTIDELRWHSAIDSTHWLEYIRLLLAGAVRIADKVESSKSSVVVHCSDGWDRTAQLTSLAMLMLDSYYRTLRGFQVLLEKEWISFGHKFASRVGYGDENHANSERSPLFVQFIDCVWQMMRQFPSAFEFNELLLITILDHLYSCLFGTFLYSSEQERMEKEVQSKTVSLWSYINSQPEDFTNPFYVDYENHVLYPLASLRHLELWVGYYVRWNPRMRPQVPVHQNLKELLFLRAELQKKVEELQREASSSRSISSSSEHASSPSHSGTPLHTTV; via the exons ATGAAAATAGCGCTGTTTATCAGAGGAGCTGAAGCGACAGGAAGCTGTGACGACGTCCGGCTGGGGAGGGGAAGAGCACGGAGTATACGGGGCCATGGCATCCTCGCAGTGACGAGCAGCGCGGCTCTCTGCTCACGAACACCCTCTCTGCAGACCCGGACCGCCGAGGACAGAGGGAGCggagaaatggagaaacagaCGAGCTCAGGCTCAGAGAGCAGCGGAGCCCCCCCGATACCGAGGAAACCCCGGAGCCTCGGAGCTGCCCCGGTGTCCAGGCAAGAGAGCGGAGACTCACTGGACAG tcccacTGGTTCCCACGTGGAGTGGTGTAAGCAGTTGATCGCAGCCACCATCTCCAGCCAGATCTCTGGCTGTGCTCCTCCTGAGGTTGTGAACCGTGAATGCAAG GTATCCAAGAGGCCTAATTTAAGG GACTCTAGTGAAGAGCTTGGTTATCAGTGTGACAGTGACTCTGAGCTGCCTCCTCACGCTGTG GTATTCAAAGATGCACAGAGGGTGATTACCCTGGATGAAGTTCCACTAGTCCCAGGAGAGACCATTAAAACCACTG CTAAAGATGTGATGTACATCTGTCCATTCACTGGAGCTGTGACTGGCACGCTGACTGTCACAGACTACAAACTGTACTTCATCAGTTTGGAGAGG GATCCTCCATTTGTGCTGGATGTGAATCTGGGGGCAATCAGCAGGCTGGAGACCATCAGTGTTCAGAGCCATGGAGAAAACACACGGGGCATGGAGATCGTCTGCAAG gacaTGAGGAGTCCTAGGTTTGCCTATAAGACAGAGGAGCAGTGTAAGCTGGAGATTGTGGAGACCCTTACCAAGTATGCCTTCCCTCTGTCCAATGATCTG CCGCTGTTTGCTTTTCAATACAAAGAGGAGTATCCCGTAGATGGATGGAAGGTTTACGACCCAGTGGCTGAGTACAAGAGACAG GGTCTGCCTAATGAAAGCTGGACAATCAGTAAGATAAACAGTAGTTATGAAGTGTGCGACACATACCCTGCTCTGCTGGTCATCCCGACCAGCATCAAAGACGATGAGCTTAAAAGAGTGGCCTCTTTCAGAGCCAAGCACCGCATACcg GTCCTCTCATGGATCCACCCTGAGACTCAAGCCACTATCGTGCGCTGCAGTCAACCTCTGGTGGGCCCCTCAGATCGACGCTGTAAAGAAGATGAACGTTACTTGCAGACCATCATGGACGCCAATGCTCAGTCACACAAGCTCACCATATTTGATGCGAGGCAGAGCAGTGTCGCTGACACTAGTAAG GCAAAAGACGGAGGTTACGAGAGTGAGAATTTTTATACTCATGTGGAATTGAATTTCCTGGATATCCCCAACATCCATGTGATGAGAGAGTCTCTGCGGAAGATGAAGGAAGTGGTCTACCCCACCATTGATGAACTTCGCTGGCACTCTGCAATAGACTCCACACACTGGCTGGAGTATATCAGg CTGCTGTTAGCAGGTGCGGTGCGTATAGCGGATAAAGTGGAGTCCAGTAAGAGCTCAGTGGTGGTGCACTGCAGTGATGGCTGGGACCgcacagctcagctcacctCCCTGGCCATGTTGATGCTGGACTCCTACTACCGCACGCTCAGGGGCTTCCAGGTTCTGCTGGAGAAGGAGTGGATCAGCTTCGGACACAAGTTTGCCTCG cGTGTTGGTTATGGAGATGAGAATCATGCTAACTCTGAACGCTCGCCTCTCTTTGTGCAGTTCATAGACTGTGTGTGGCAGATGATGAGACAG TTTCCCTCTGCATTTGAGTTCAATGAACTCTTGCTTATTACCATCTTGGACCACCTGTACAGCTGCCTCTTTGGTACATTTCTCTACAGCAGTGAGCAGGAGAGGATGGAAAAG GAAGTGCAGAGTAAGACAGTGTCTCTATGGTCCTACATTAACAGTCAGCCAGAGGACTTTACTAACCCATTCTATGTGGACTATGAAAACCATGTGCTGTATCCCCTGGCCAGTCTAAGGCATCTGGAGCTGTGGGTGGGCTACTATGTTCGCTGGAACCCTCGCATGAGACCACAG GTGCCAGTACATCAGAATTTGAAGGAGTTGTTATTTTTGCGTGCTGAGCTGCAGAAGAAAGTGGAGGAGCTGCAAAGAGAAGCATCTTCATCACGATCCATCTCCTCGTCCTCAGAACATGCATCTTCACCCTCACACAGCGGTACACCACTCCACACCACTGTTtaa
- the mtmr1a gene encoding myotubularin-related protein 1a isoform X8, translated as MKIALFIRGAEATGSCDDVRLGRGRARSIRGHGILAVTSSAALCSRTPSLQTRTAEDRGSGEMEKQTSSGSESSGAPPIPRKPRSLGAAPVSRQESGDSLDSPTGSHVEWCKQLIAATISSQISGCAPPEVVNRECKDSSEELGYQCDSDSELPPHAVVFKDAQRVITLDEVPLVPGETIKTTAKDVMYICPFTGAVTGTLTVTDYKLYFISLERDPPFVLDVNLGAISRLETISVQSHGENTRGMEIVCKDMRSPRFAYKTEEQCKLEIVETLTKYAFPLSNDLPLFAFQYKEEYPVDGWKVYDPVAEYKRQGLPNESWTISKINSSYEVCDTYPALLVIPTSIKDDELKRVASFRAKHRIPVLSWIHPETQATIVRCSQPLVGPSDRRCKEDERYLQTIMDANAQSHKLTIFDARQSSVADTSKAKDGGYESENFYTHVELNFLDIPNIHVMRESLRKMKEVVYPTIDELRWHSAIDSTHWLEYIRLLLAGAVRIADKVESSKSSVVVHCSDGWDRTAQLTSLAMLMLDSYYRTLRGFQVLLEKEWISFGHKFASRVGYGDENHANSERSPLFVQFIDCVWQMMRQFPSAFEFNELLLITILDHLYSCLFGTFLYSSEQERMEKEVQSKTVSLWSYINSQPEDFTNPFYVDYENHVLYPLASLRHLELWVGYYVRWNPRMRPQVPVHQNLKELLFLRAELQKKVEELQREASSSRSISSSSEHASSPSHSGTPLHTTV; from the exons ATGAAAATAGCGCTGTTTATCAGAGGAGCTGAAGCGACAGGAAGCTGTGACGACGTCCGGCTGGGGAGGGGAAGAGCACGGAGTATACGGGGCCATGGCATCCTCGCAGTGACGAGCAGCGCGGCTCTCTGCTCACGAACACCCTCTCTGCAGACCCGGACCGCCGAGGACAGAGGGAGCggagaaatggagaaacagaCGAGCTCAGGCTCAGAGAGCAGCGGAGCCCCCCCGATACCGAGGAAACCCCGGAGCCTCGGAGCTGCCCCGGTGTCCAGGCAAGAGAGCGGAGACTCACTGGACAG tcccacTGGTTCCCACGTGGAGTGGTGTAAGCAGTTGATCGCAGCCACCATCTCCAGCCAGATCTCTGGCTGTGCTCCTCCTGAGGTTGTGAACCGTGAATGCAAG GACTCTAGTGAAGAGCTTGGTTATCAGTGTGACAGTGACTCTGAGCTGCCTCCTCACGCTGTG GTATTCAAAGATGCACAGAGGGTGATTACCCTGGATGAAGTTCCACTAGTCCCAGGAGAGACCATTAAAACCACTG CTAAAGATGTGATGTACATCTGTCCATTCACTGGAGCTGTGACTGGCACGCTGACTGTCACAGACTACAAACTGTACTTCATCAGTTTGGAGAGG GATCCTCCATTTGTGCTGGATGTGAATCTGGGGGCAATCAGCAGGCTGGAGACCATCAGTGTTCAGAGCCATGGAGAAAACACACGGGGCATGGAGATCGTCTGCAAG gacaTGAGGAGTCCTAGGTTTGCCTATAAGACAGAGGAGCAGTGTAAGCTGGAGATTGTGGAGACCCTTACCAAGTATGCCTTCCCTCTGTCCAATGATCTG CCGCTGTTTGCTTTTCAATACAAAGAGGAGTATCCCGTAGATGGATGGAAGGTTTACGACCCAGTGGCTGAGTACAAGAGACAG GGTCTGCCTAATGAAAGCTGGACAATCAGTAAGATAAACAGTAGTTATGAAGTGTGCGACACATACCCTGCTCTGCTGGTCATCCCGACCAGCATCAAAGACGATGAGCTTAAAAGAGTGGCCTCTTTCAGAGCCAAGCACCGCATACcg GTCCTCTCATGGATCCACCCTGAGACTCAAGCCACTATCGTGCGCTGCAGTCAACCTCTGGTGGGCCCCTCAGATCGACGCTGTAAAGAAGATGAACGTTACTTGCAGACCATCATGGACGCCAATGCTCAGTCACACAAGCTCACCATATTTGATGCGAGGCAGAGCAGTGTCGCTGACACTAGTAAG GCAAAAGACGGAGGTTACGAGAGTGAGAATTTTTATACTCATGTGGAATTGAATTTCCTGGATATCCCCAACATCCATGTGATGAGAGAGTCTCTGCGGAAGATGAAGGAAGTGGTCTACCCCACCATTGATGAACTTCGCTGGCACTCTGCAATAGACTCCACACACTGGCTGGAGTATATCAGg CTGCTGTTAGCAGGTGCGGTGCGTATAGCGGATAAAGTGGAGTCCAGTAAGAGCTCAGTGGTGGTGCACTGCAGTGATGGCTGGGACCgcacagctcagctcacctCCCTGGCCATGTTGATGCTGGACTCCTACTACCGCACGCTCAGGGGCTTCCAGGTTCTGCTGGAGAAGGAGTGGATCAGCTTCGGACACAAGTTTGCCTCG cGTGTTGGTTATGGAGATGAGAATCATGCTAACTCTGAACGCTCGCCTCTCTTTGTGCAGTTCATAGACTGTGTGTGGCAGATGATGAGACAG TTTCCCTCTGCATTTGAGTTCAATGAACTCTTGCTTATTACCATCTTGGACCACCTGTACAGCTGCCTCTTTGGTACATTTCTCTACAGCAGTGAGCAGGAGAGGATGGAAAAG GAAGTGCAGAGTAAGACAGTGTCTCTATGGTCCTACATTAACAGTCAGCCAGAGGACTTTACTAACCCATTCTATGTGGACTATGAAAACCATGTGCTGTATCCCCTGGCCAGTCTAAGGCATCTGGAGCTGTGGGTGGGCTACTATGTTCGCTGGAACCCTCGCATGAGACCACAG GTGCCAGTACATCAGAATTTGAAGGAGTTGTTATTTTTGCGTGCTGAGCTGCAGAAGAAAGTGGAGGAGCTGCAAAGAGAAGCATCTTCATCACGATCCATCTCCTCGTCCTCAGAACATGCATCTTCACCCTCACACAGCGGTACACCACTCCACACCACTGTTtaa